One Nitrospina watsonii DNA segment encodes these proteins:
- a CDS encoding sensor histidine kinase: MEKFKQYIKQNLSEVIILSILLGVVAINYFIYSKIAFLDMFYLLAVLAGYYIGRRFAVLGAFLAILLVWYFLLANQDQPITLESRFDFNMNMTVWASFLILAAWLIGTLTENLRKELKESNRLREDMQRDRVLLNITNARLNEYTQHLEAKVADRTRELEQNNKDLQNFAAIASHDLKEPLRKIVAYSEMIEQQQPEIAHEIDSFLQRMRKAVTRMENLIDGLMKLCRVTQSVQLLEETDLNRVLREVVQDLEVRVIETKAEIKVNRLPVMNADPFQMQLLFRNLISNSLKYCRSDTAPKIAIGVFSEDEDDYEFYVEDNGIGIPRENMGMIFEPFERLHSRDKVEGSGIGLAICRQVVDRHKGELKVESEVGRGTRFIIRLPKKEITRVAAA, translated from the coding sequence GTGGAAAAATTTAAACAGTATATAAAACAAAACCTCAGCGAGGTGATCATCCTGAGCATCCTGCTCGGGGTGGTGGCGATCAATTATTTCATCTACTCGAAGATCGCCTTCCTCGACATGTTTTACCTGCTGGCGGTGCTGGCCGGGTATTACATCGGTCGCCGCTTTGCCGTACTGGGCGCGTTCCTCGCCATTCTGCTGGTCTGGTACTTTCTTCTTGCCAATCAGGACCAGCCGATCACCCTCGAAAGCCGTTTTGACTTCAACATGAACATGACGGTCTGGGCGTCGTTTTTGATCCTGGCGGCGTGGCTGATCGGCACCCTCACGGAAAATCTGCGCAAGGAATTGAAAGAGAGCAACCGCCTGCGGGAAGACATGCAGCGCGACCGCGTTTTGTTGAACATCACCAACGCCCGCCTGAATGAGTACACGCAACATCTGGAAGCCAAGGTGGCCGACCGCACGCGCGAACTGGAGCAGAACAACAAGGACCTGCAGAACTTCGCCGCCATCGCTTCGCACGATTTGAAAGAACCGCTGCGTAAAATCGTCGCCTACAGTGAAATGATCGAGCAGCAGCAGCCCGAAATCGCTCACGAAATCGATTCCTTCCTGCAGCGCATGCGCAAGGCCGTCACCCGCATGGAAAACCTCATCGACGGGTTGATGAAGCTGTGCCGGGTCACGCAGAGCGTGCAACTGCTGGAGGAAACCGATCTCAACCGCGTGCTGCGGGAAGTGGTGCAGGACCTGGAAGTCCGCGTGATCGAAACCAAGGCGGAAATCAAGGTCAACCGGTTGCCGGTCATGAATGCCGATCCGTTTCAGATGCAGCTGTTGTTCCGCAATCTCATATCCAATTCGCTCAAGTACTGCCGGAGCGATACGGCGCCCAAAATCGCGATCGGGGTGTTCAGTGAGGATGAAGACGATTACGAGTTTTACGTGGAGGACAACGGCATCGGCATTCCCCGCGAAAACATGGGGATGATTTTTGAGCCGTTCGAGCGCCTGCATTCCCGCGACAAGGTGGAAGGCTCGGGCATTGGCCTGGCCATCTGCCGGCAGGTGGTGGATCGTCACAAAGGCGAATTGAAAGTGGAAAGCGAAGTCGGCCGCGGCACCCGCTTTATCATCCGCCTGCCCAAAAAAGAAATCACCCGCGTCGCAGCCGCCTGA
- a CDS encoding tetratricopeptide repeat protein encodes MKRFDVIAMTPDVPSLNSQPELIVEARTKRRWLQILSVTLLLLGGFGYYVYFTNNPLQLVFVEELKKDNFLAASRFNDAREYYQQGRWEEAMSTLAPLLNNETTNPEYLALGAWLSYKFDRYPRALELAEKTLALEPDRAREQALVGACYLAGGEVDRAIEYSKQAVRLDPNLTLPYLTLGEILMRQDRDAKAVLVIKRGARNNPRSIKAWNLLSSAYLKMERLDKAILAGQAALDLDPKSAEAHYNLSRAFYKQQESGPAIRHIQLAEDLYEARGDKNWTAQARQAKDVMLEHFKMRPQDIFQ; translated from the coding sequence ATGAAGCGCTTCGATGTCATCGCTATGACCCCCGATGTGCCCTCTTTAAACAGCCAGCCGGAGTTGATCGTGGAGGCCAGAACCAAAAGGAGATGGTTGCAGATCCTTTCTGTGACCTTGTTGCTGCTGGGCGGGTTCGGCTATTACGTGTACTTCACGAACAACCCGTTGCAGCTGGTGTTTGTCGAGGAACTGAAAAAAGACAATTTTCTCGCCGCCTCGCGCTTCAACGATGCCAGAGAATACTATCAGCAGGGCAGGTGGGAGGAAGCCATGTCCACACTGGCGCCCCTGCTGAACAACGAGACCACCAACCCGGAGTACCTGGCTCTTGGCGCGTGGCTCAGTTATAAGTTTGACCGTTACCCGCGCGCCCTGGAGTTGGCGGAGAAGACTCTGGCGCTGGAACCCGACCGGGCGCGTGAGCAGGCGCTGGTCGGGGCCTGCTACCTGGCGGGAGGGGAAGTGGATCGCGCCATCGAATATTCAAAGCAGGCGGTGCGGCTGGACCCGAACCTGACCTTGCCGTACCTGACGCTGGGTGAAATCCTGATGCGGCAGGACCGCGATGCCAAAGCCGTCCTCGTGATCAAGCGTGGCGCGCGCAACAATCCCCGTTCCATCAAGGCGTGGAACCTGTTGAGTTCCGCCTACCTGAAAATGGAACGGCTGGACAAGGCCATCCTGGCCGGGCAGGCGGCGCTGGATCTCGACCCCAAATCGGCGGAAGCGCATTACAACCTGTCACGCGCTTTTTACAAGCAGCAGGAGTCCGGTCCCGCCATCCGTCACATCCAGTTGGCGGAGGATCTGTATGAGGCGCGCGGCGACAAAAACTGGACTGCGCAGGCGCGCCAGGCCAAGGACGTCATGCTGGAACATTTCAAGATGCGCCCGCAGGATATTTTTCAGTGA
- a CDS encoding Glu/Leu/Phe/Val family dehydrogenase, protein MSKVTTQEKSFRENVNLSFDLAAATLDIPEGLAYFVKGAVNVYQVRFPVRIHGRFESFIGWRAVHSNHKLPVKGGIRFSEMVTQDEVEALAALMSYKCALVNVPFGGSKGGLVIDPKKYEVDILERVTRRFAYELIKKDLINPALNVPAPDMGTGPREMAWIADTYIQHRPTDINHLACVTGKPVSAGGIRGRVEATGRGAVYGLREFFRHPEDKKQAHLEGTLDGKRVIVQGLGNVGYHAAKILQDEDGAKIVGIIEWDGGLYDSAGLNVDEVSEFKNVHGGVKGFRCEQFYDDGRDLLEEPCDILIPAAMEGVITLENAPRIQAKLIAEAANGPVTFDAETVLRKRGVWLIPDIYLNAGGVIVSYFEWIKNLSHIRFGRMTRRWEETQNELLIQALESNGHKIEGTLAAKLMVGPGEGELVLSGLDDTMREAFQHMREYFWRHENVESYRIAAMAIAIEKIANSYLEMGVYP, encoded by the coding sequence ATGTCCAAGGTGACCACGCAGGAGAAAAGTTTCCGCGAAAACGTCAACCTGTCGTTCGACCTCGCCGCCGCCACGCTGGACATCCCGGAAGGGCTCGCCTACTTCGTCAAAGGCGCGGTCAACGTGTACCAGGTGCGGTTTCCGGTACGCATTCACGGTCGCTTCGAGAGTTTCATCGGCTGGCGCGCCGTGCACAGCAACCACAAGCTGCCGGTCAAGGGCGGCATCCGGTTTTCGGAAATGGTCACGCAGGACGAAGTCGAAGCGCTGGCGGCATTGATGTCCTACAAATGCGCGCTGGTCAATGTGCCCTTCGGCGGCTCCAAGGGCGGCCTCGTGATCGATCCCAAAAAATACGAAGTGGACATCCTCGAGCGCGTCACCCGCCGCTTCGCGTACGAGTTGATCAAGAAAGACCTCATCAACCCGGCGCTGAACGTGCCCGCGCCGGACATGGGCACCGGCCCGCGCGAGATGGCGTGGATCGCCGACACCTACATCCAGCACCGGCCGACCGACATCAATCACCTCGCCTGCGTCACCGGCAAACCCGTATCGGCAGGCGGCATCCGCGGCCGCGTCGAGGCCACCGGGCGTGGCGCGGTGTACGGATTGCGCGAATTCTTCCGCCATCCGGAAGACAAAAAACAGGCGCACCTCGAAGGCACGCTCGATGGCAAACGCGTCATCGTGCAGGGGCTCGGCAACGTCGGTTACCACGCCGCCAAAATATTGCAGGACGAAGACGGCGCCAAGATCGTCGGCATCATTGAATGGGACGGCGGCCTGTACGACTCCGCCGGACTCAACGTCGATGAAGTGTCCGAATTCAAAAACGTGCACGGCGGCGTCAAAGGCTTCCGCTGCGAACAGTTTTACGACGACGGGCGCGACCTGCTGGAAGAACCCTGCGACATCCTCATCCCCGCCGCCATGGAAGGCGTCATCACGCTGGAAAACGCGCCGCGCATCCAGGCGAAGCTGATCGCCGAAGCGGCGAACGGTCCGGTCACCTTCGACGCCGAAACCGTACTGCGCAAACGCGGCGTGTGGCTGATCCCCGACATCTATCTCAACGCCGGCGGCGTCATCGTCTCCTACTTCGAGTGGATCAAAAACCTGTCGCACATCCGCTTCGGGCGCATGACACGGCGCTGGGAGGAAACGCAGAACGAACTGCTCATCCAGGCGCTGGAAAGCAACGGCCATAAGATCGAAGGCACTCTCGCCGCCAAACTGATGGTGGGGCCGGGTGAGGGAGAACTGGTGCTTTCCGGTCTTGACGACACCATGCGCGAGGCGTTTCAACACATGCGCGAGTATTTCTGGCGGCACGAGAACGTCGAGTCGTACCGCATCGCCGCCATGGCCATCGCCATCGAAAAGATCGCCAACAGTTATCTCGAAATGGGCGTGTATCCGTAA
- a CDS encoding XRE family transcriptional regulator, whose amino-acid sequence MSQYKKVDLKVVGQRIRGLRGSQSQLVFARKLNVHQVDISRLERGETVNPSPELLLNICRLQDPPIHMEWLISGEGRKTKGRVQEDPEAYQAGSEEAEFVYLSQLYQASGVGLRESLDHRAVVDHLAFKKKWVQDTLQVPEEKLLLIEAMGDSMEPTLYHGDLLLIDASRDQMRDDGIYCFRTPNEEVWIKRLQSIPGEGLAVKSDNPKYEAFTLSEAEKKRYAIIGPVVWIGRKF is encoded by the coding sequence GTGTCGCAATATAAAAAAGTTGACTTGAAGGTGGTGGGCCAGCGCATCCGTGGTCTGCGCGGTTCCCAGAGCCAGCTGGTGTTTGCGCGTAAGCTGAACGTGCACCAGGTGGACATCAGCCGGCTGGAGCGGGGAGAAACCGTGAACCCGTCGCCGGAGCTGCTGCTGAACATCTGCCGCCTGCAGGATCCGCCCATCCACATGGAATGGCTGATTTCCGGCGAGGGCAGGAAGACGAAGGGCCGGGTGCAGGAAGACCCGGAGGCGTACCAGGCCGGGAGCGAAGAAGCGGAGTTTGTGTATCTGTCGCAATTGTACCAGGCGTCGGGAGTGGGGTTGCGGGAATCGCTGGATCACCGCGCGGTGGTGGACCACCTGGCCTTCAAGAAAAAATGGGTGCAGGACACCTTGCAGGTGCCGGAAGAAAAATTGCTTTTGATTGAGGCGATGGGCGACAGCATGGAACCCACGCTGTACCATGGCGACCTGCTTCTCATCGACGCGTCGAGGGATCAAATGCGCGATGACGGCATCTATTGCTTCCGCACGCCGAACGAGGAAGTATGGATCAAGCGCCTGCAATCGATCCCGGGGGAAGGCCTTGCCGTCAAATCCGACAACCCAAAATACGAGGCGTTCACCCTGTCCGAAGCCGAGAAAAAACGTTACGCCATCATCGGCCCGGTCGTCTGGATCGGCCGCAAATTTTAG
- a CDS encoding YfiR family protein, translating into MLKRPAAQHASWKWWTALLYLAGWLLLSGAQPASLREVQSRETLDSEKATALKVAYMRYIAEYTTWPLGTLKNPEQPLTFCMLGHDVEGMARRIDRLIVETDFHIQGRPVQLNILRKGLLPFLSDESEMIESIRPCHLLYVLPSEKDRWDTLSPHIQNLPVVTISEIEGFSQNGGMIQFVLTPVANGSGLRYSLHINLKNTLQAGLRLSAKFLNLKQAVRIVEFP; encoded by the coding sequence ATGCTGAAACGACCGGCAGCACAGCATGCATCCTGGAAATGGTGGACGGCTTTGCTGTACCTCGCGGGATGGCTGCTGCTGTCCGGGGCACAGCCTGCATCCCTGAGGGAGGTCCAGAGCCGGGAAACCCTGGACTCGGAAAAGGCCACCGCGCTGAAAGTGGCCTACATGCGCTACATCGCCGAATACACAACCTGGCCGCTGGGGACACTGAAAAACCCGGAGCAGCCTCTCACCTTCTGCATGCTGGGTCACGATGTGGAAGGCATGGCGCGGCGCATCGACCGCCTGATCGTCGAAACCGATTTCCACATTCAGGGCCGGCCGGTGCAACTGAACATCCTGCGTAAGGGCCTCCTGCCTTTTTTATCTGACGAATCCGAGATGATCGAGTCCATCCGCCCCTGCCATCTGCTCTATGTGTTGCCGTCGGAAAAAGACCGCTGGGACACATTGAGCCCACATATCCAAAACCTGCCGGTGGTGACGATCAGCGAGATCGAAGGGTTTTCGCAGAACGGAGGGATGATTCAATTCGTGCTGACGCCGGTTGCAAACGGATCGGGCCTGCGCTACAGCCTGCACATCAACCTCAAGAACACACTGCAGGCCGGGCTGCGCCTGAGTGCGAAGTTTCTCAACCTCAAGCAGGCCGTACGCATCGTGGAGTTTCCCTAG
- the purM gene encoding phosphoribosylformylglycinamidine cyclo-ligase, whose amino-acid sequence MPNSNPAHTSKYEESGVSQTGAETALGHLLKHVLPTRQFNTQFPVKADIGYFANVIDLGNGQGVALCTDGVGTKMRVAELLNQYDTIGIDCVAMNVNDLICIGARPISMVDYIACSHIEAHVFDQLGQGLAEGARQAGISISGGEISQIGEIITGIDLIGAALGHIHLDRINTGQHIQPGNLILGLAASGVHSNGLTLARRVLLGETPEMQQERVHQYESALDRTLGAELLEPTRIYVQPVLEMFEAGIDLKALVHITGGGLLNLLRVQTQNIRFVIDPVPDVPPVFSLIQQRGDITDAEMYEVFNMGVGFCIVVEHANDAEAVQKICKQHSISCHGIGYVETTDAGHNEVVVPSKNLIGSGSRFSAA is encoded by the coding sequence ATGCCGAACTCAAACCCAGCCCACACCTCCAAATACGAAGAAAGCGGCGTCAGCCAGACCGGCGCGGAGACCGCGCTCGGCCACCTGCTGAAACACGTTCTGCCCACCCGGCAGTTCAACACCCAGTTTCCCGTGAAGGCCGACATCGGTTATTTCGCCAACGTCATCGACCTCGGCAACGGCCAGGGCGTGGCGTTGTGCACCGACGGCGTCGGCACCAAGATGCGCGTGGCGGAACTTTTGAACCAATACGACACCATCGGCATCGACTGCGTGGCCATGAATGTCAACGACCTCATCTGCATCGGCGCGCGTCCCATCAGCATGGTGGACTACATCGCCTGCTCGCACATCGAAGCGCACGTGTTCGATCAACTGGGGCAGGGACTGGCCGAAGGCGCAAGGCAGGCGGGCATCAGCATTTCCGGTGGCGAGATTTCGCAGATCGGCGAGATCATCACCGGCATCGACCTCATCGGCGCGGCGCTCGGCCACATCCACCTCGACCGCATCAACACCGGCCAGCACATCCAGCCGGGCAACCTGATCCTGGGACTGGCGGCGAGCGGCGTACACAGCAACGGCCTGACCCTGGCACGCCGCGTGCTTCTGGGCGAGACGCCGGAGATGCAGCAGGAACGCGTGCATCAGTACGAATCGGCGCTGGACCGCACACTGGGCGCGGAGTTGCTGGAACCGACGCGCATTTACGTGCAGCCGGTGCTGGAGATGTTTGAGGCGGGCATCGACCTCAAGGCCCTCGTGCACATCACCGGCGGCGGACTGCTGAACCTGCTGCGCGTGCAGACCCAAAACATCCGCTTCGTCATCGATCCGGTGCCGGACGTGCCGCCGGTATTTTCACTGATCCAGCAGCGCGGCGATATCACCGATGCGGAAATGTACGAGGTGTTCAACATGGGCGTCGGCTTCTGCATCGTGGTCGAGCATGCCAACGACGCCGAAGCGGTGCAGAAGATCTGCAAGCAGCACAGCATCTCCTGCCATGGCATCGGCTACGTGGAAACGACGGATGCCGGGCACAACGAAGTGGTTGTCCCCTCTAAAAATCTCATCGGCTCGGGCAGCCGTTTCTCCGCCGCGTAA
- a CDS encoding aldo/keto reductase has protein sequence MIAGHATPQGTAHYKDRFELQCGEGHFQQAGPLWWSSVGIGTYLGNADEDTDDLVYQSIVTCMGAGINVVDSAINYRGERGERCVGRALAELVAQKTVRRNEVIVCSKGGFLPQSLGVEWFEETYGKDEVPGIGMDDLVADCHCMHPLFLEDQLERSRANLGLETIDVYYVHNPETQLGNVSDKVFYDRLEKAFAFLEQAVQDGRIRAYGLATWNGLRLPPGQAKHISLERAKKIAQSVSDSGADHFEYVQLPFNLMMREAVGKPTQPLNGKTTSAIVAARDLGLIPVISGSIGQGKLEPLSEQQRHLFGDDAFNDLQRALQFTRSTPGIAAALVGMKKLFHIEENLAVCRHEPLGGPQFKAVFQSL, from the coding sequence ATGATCGCAGGCCACGCCACGCCGCAGGGCACGGCACACTACAAGGACCGGTTTGAATTGCAGTGCGGGGAAGGGCATTTCCAGCAGGCGGGGCCGCTGTGGTGGTCGTCGGTGGGCATCGGCACGTATCTCGGCAATGCGGATGAGGACACGGACGACCTGGTGTATCAGTCGATCGTGACGTGCATGGGTGCGGGCATCAATGTGGTCGATTCCGCCATCAATTACCGCGGCGAACGCGGCGAGCGCTGTGTCGGCCGGGCGCTGGCAGAGCTGGTCGCGCAGAAAACGGTGCGGCGCAATGAAGTGATCGTGTGCTCGAAGGGTGGATTTTTACCGCAGTCGCTGGGCGTCGAGTGGTTCGAGGAAACATACGGCAAGGACGAGGTGCCGGGCATCGGCATGGACGATCTGGTGGCGGACTGTCATTGCATGCACCCGCTGTTTTTGGAGGACCAACTGGAGCGCAGCCGCGCCAACCTCGGCCTCGAAACCATCGACGTCTATTACGTGCACAACCCGGAAACGCAGTTGGGCAACGTGTCTGACAAGGTGTTCTACGACCGTTTGGAAAAGGCGTTTGCGTTTCTGGAGCAGGCGGTGCAGGACGGCCGCATCCGGGCTTACGGCCTGGCGACGTGGAATGGGTTGCGCTTGCCGCCGGGGCAGGCCAAGCATATCTCGCTGGAACGCGCCAAGAAGATCGCGCAGTCGGTGAGCGATAGCGGCGCGGACCATTTCGAATACGTGCAGCTGCCGTTCAACCTGATGATGCGCGAAGCGGTGGGCAAACCCACGCAGCCTTTGAACGGCAAGACCACGTCGGCGATCGTTGCGGCGCGGGATCTGGGGTTGATCCCGGTGATCAGCGGGTCGATCGGGCAGGGCAAGCTGGAGCCGCTCTCCGAACAGCAACGGCACCTGTTCGGCGACGATGCGTTCAACGATCTGCAACGGGCGTTGCAGTTCACGCGCAGCACGCCGGGCATCGCCGCCGCGCTGGTCGGCATGAAGAAGCTGTTTCACATCGAGGAAAACCTGGCGGTATGCCGGCACGAGCCGTTAGGCGGCCCTCAGTTCAAGGCGGTGTTTCAATCCTTGTGA
- a CDS encoding secondary thiamine-phosphate synthase enzyme YjbQ, with the protein MQQRTHEFAVATRGRGLHNINATLVDWTAEQGMTTGLLTVFLRHTSASLVIQENADPDVLHDLDRYLTRLVPDGDPQYRHDAEGPDDMPAHIRAALTQTQIAIPILGGRLALGTWQDVYLFEHRTQPHRRKIVLHLLGE; encoded by the coding sequence ATGCAGCAACGCACGCACGAGTTCGCTGTCGCCACACGGGGACGCGGATTGCACAACATCAACGCCACACTGGTGGACTGGACGGCGGAGCAGGGGATGACGACGGGCCTGCTGACGGTATTCCTGCGGCACACCTCGGCGTCGCTGGTGATCCAGGAAAACGCCGACCCCGACGTGCTGCACGATCTCGACCGGTACCTCACGCGGCTGGTGCCTGACGGCGATCCGCAATACCGGCACGATGCCGAAGGGCCGGACGACATGCCCGCGCACATCCGCGCCGCGCTCACGCAAACGCAGATCGCCATTCCGATTCTGGGCGGGCGGCTGGCGCTCGGTACCTGGCAGGATGTGTACCTGTTCGAACACCGCACCCAGCCGCATCGGCGTAAAATCGTTCTGCACCTGCTGGGCGAATAA
- a CDS encoding tetratricopeptide repeat protein, which translates to MNDSTQDENGSCDVPMDPAERHFKKAWQLRRAKKLDEAITEFEASLTYQPDHPATHFNLGLVADQIGQGVKAVRHAEKARDLFLQKNDPSKQATAQRLLNKLYRKYPELAPGAS; encoded by the coding sequence ATGAACGATTCCACGCAGGACGAAAATGGCAGTTGTGATGTGCCGATGGACCCGGCGGAGCGCCATTTCAAAAAAGCCTGGCAGCTGCGCCGCGCCAAAAAGCTGGACGAAGCCATCACCGAATTCGAAGCCTCGCTGACTTACCAGCCGGATCACCCGGCGACGCATTTCAACCTGGGACTGGTGGCCGACCAGATCGGGCAGGGCGTCAAGGCCGTGCGCCATGCCGAAAAGGCGCGCGATCTGTTCCTGCAAAAGAACGACCCCTCCAAGCAAGCCACCGCACAACGCCTGCTCAACAAACTCTACCGCAAATACCCGGAGCTGGCCCCCGGCGCTTCATGA
- a CDS encoding sodium:solute symporter family protein: MTDLPFGPGALLVVAVYILSLLAIGGYAYSRRKEDSLNDFFLGGREMGFLVLVLTLYATQYSGNTLFGFSGAAYREGLRFLVCVHFMTAIVIAYLIFAPRLHRISHQQNFITPGDYIYHRFGSHALRIAVTLIMVYVLCNFTLAQMKTLGTAFAGISQGRIPMWVGVVGLALIMLVYESLGGMRSVAWTDVIQGGILMTGFVLLMFLAFTQMGNLPAALDTLAADPVTRHKIEPPTAEGARTWLSFIVMVGLGGAIYPQALQRTYAAKNGGTLKRSLAVMGVMPLLTAVIAVLIGVLMAAHHPDLDRLFLAKTGEAVVPSETVLALLCREVMQASAFGYWLVVFIFAAILAAVMSTADSALLSISSMLTQDLYGQYVRPDATQAHLTRVGKILTWVLMAPITALALGYDGTLIQLLKIKFDLLLQCVPAFYLGVHSDRLNARTVLAGLGAGSLLAVGLNFAGDLGLAAVNLPKVWGIHSGVWGLALNLGVCGWGLLAAPKKIQPAPQ, encoded by the coding sequence ATGACGGACCTGCCTTTCGGCCCCGGCGCGCTGTTGGTCGTCGCAGTGTACATCCTGTCGCTGCTCGCCATCGGCGGGTATGCGTACTCGCGCCGGAAAGAGGACAGCCTCAACGATTTTTTCCTGGGCGGGCGCGAGATGGGTTTCCTCGTGCTGGTGTTGACGCTGTACGCCACGCAATACAGCGGCAACACGCTGTTCGGATTCAGTGGCGCCGCCTACCGCGAAGGCCTGCGCTTTCTGGTGTGCGTGCACTTCATGACCGCCATCGTCATCGCCTACCTCATCTTCGCGCCGCGCCTGCATCGCATCAGCCATCAGCAGAACTTCATCACGCCGGGCGATTACATCTACCACCGCTTCGGCAGCCACGCGCTGCGCATCGCGGTGACGCTCATCATGGTCTATGTGCTGTGCAACTTCACACTGGCGCAGATGAAGACGCTGGGCACCGCGTTCGCGGGCATCTCGCAGGGACGCATCCCGATGTGGGTCGGTGTGGTCGGCCTGGCCCTCATCATGCTGGTGTATGAATCGCTGGGCGGTATGCGCAGCGTGGCGTGGACCGATGTCATCCAGGGTGGCATCCTGATGACCGGCTTCGTGCTGCTCATGTTCCTCGCCTTCACGCAGATGGGGAACCTGCCGGCGGCGCTCGACACCCTGGCGGCCGACCCGGTAACGCGGCATAAAATCGAACCGCCGACCGCCGAAGGCGCCCGCACCTGGTTGAGTTTCATTGTGATGGTTGGTCTGGGCGGCGCCATTTATCCGCAGGCACTGCAACGCACCTACGCCGCGAAAAACGGCGGCACCTTGAAACGGTCGCTGGCGGTGATGGGGGTCATGCCCTTGCTCACGGCGGTGATCGCCGTCCTGATCGGTGTGCTGATGGCGGCGCACCACCCGGACCTCGATCGCCTGTTCCTGGCCAAGACCGGCGAGGCGGTGGTGCCTTCGGAAACCGTGCTGGCCCTGTTGTGCCGGGAGGTGATGCAGGCCTCGGCATTCGGTTACTGGCTGGTGGTGTTCATTTTCGCGGCGATCCTTGCCGCCGTGATGTCCACCGCCGACTCGGCGCTGCTCAGCATCAGTTCCATGCTGACGCAGGATCTGTACGGCCAGTACGTGCGGCCGGACGCGACGCAGGCGCACCTGACCCGCGTCGGTAAAATTTTGACCTGGGTGCTGATGGCGCCGATCACCGCGCTGGCGCTGGGTTATGACGGCACGCTCATTCAACTGCTCAAAATCAAGTTCGACCTGCTGCTGCAATGCGTGCCCGCGTTTTATCTGGGCGTGCACAGCGACCGCTTGAACGCCCGCACCGTGCTGGCGGGACTGGGGGCGGGGTCGCTGCTGGCGGTGGGGCTGAACTTCGCCGGCGATCTGGGTCTCGCGGCGGTCAACCTGCCGAAAGTGTGGGGCATCCATTCCGGCGTGTGGGGGCTCGCGCTCAATCTCGGCGTCTGCGGATGGGGGCTGCTTGCCGCTCCCAAAAAGATTCAACCGGCCCCGCAATGA